The following are encoded together in the Bradyrhizobium sp. CCGUVB1N3 genome:
- a CDS encoding DUF4167 domain-containing protein, whose protein sequence is MRNGQNKQRMRNRNNNNNNNNNRRGQNPMTRVYESNGPDIKIRGTASHIAEKYLQLARDARSSGDPVAAENYYQHAEHYFRLIAAAQEQFRQNQQPRGGEEVVVSNDDSEDDGESFSNFGQEPGFVPQPQQQPYVRDRDHQRDHQQRGEGQPYQRDQQQPREHRDRDHRPQPQYQAQPQPQNQPQPVIADAGSVDRLPSFITGAQPQINGSQGGFEGGGGGERYPRRRRRPHGPRPDREAAPAAASSDDLAPGE, encoded by the coding sequence ATGAGAAACGGTCAGAATAAGCAGCGGATGCGCAACCGGAATAACAACAACAACAACAACAATAACCGGCGCGGCCAGAACCCGATGACCCGGGTTTACGAGTCCAACGGACCCGACATCAAGATCCGCGGCACCGCCTCGCATATCGCCGAGAAATATCTCCAACTCGCGCGCGATGCGCGCTCTTCCGGCGACCCGGTCGCGGCCGAGAACTACTACCAGCACGCCGAGCATTATTTCCGCCTGATCGCCGCCGCTCAGGAGCAATTCCGCCAGAACCAGCAGCCGCGCGGCGGTGAAGAAGTCGTCGTCAGCAACGACGACAGCGAAGACGACGGCGAGAGTTTTTCGAACTTCGGCCAGGAGCCCGGCTTCGTCCCACAGCCCCAGCAGCAGCCCTATGTTCGCGACCGCGACCATCAGCGTGACCACCAGCAGCGTGGCGAGGGCCAGCCCTATCAACGCGACCAGCAGCAGCCGCGCGAGCATCGCGATCGCGACCACCGTCCGCAGCCGCAGTATCAGGCCCAGCCGCAACCGCAGAACCAGCCGCAGCCGGTGATTGCGGATGCCGGCAGCGTCGATCGCCTGCCCTCCTTCATCACCGGCGCGCAGCCGCAGATCAATGGCAGCCAGGGCGGATTCGAAGGCGGCGGTGGCGGCGAACGCTATCCGCGGCGGCGCCGCCGGCCGCATGGCCCGCGCCCCGACCGCGAGGCAGCGCCGGCCGCCGCATCGAGCGACGATCTCGCGCCCGGCGAGTAA
- a CDS encoding carbon-nitrogen hydrolase family protein, whose product MSQNQAQSQDRTFTAAMVQMRTGLLPEPSFAQASKLIRKAAANGANYVQTPEVSNMMQLNRKALFEHLASEEDDESLKAYRALAAELKIHLHIGSLALRYSPEKAVNRSFLIGPDGNVLASYDKIHMFDIELPDGESYRESANYQPGETAVISDLPWGRVGLTICYDVRFPALYRALAEAGASFITVPSAFTRKTGEAHWHVLLRSRAIETGCFVFAAAQAGLHENKRETYGHSLIIDPWGEILAEGDVEPGIIVAKIDPAKVETARKAIPSLQHGRRFGVADPKAGPDHLHLVRGSA is encoded by the coding sequence ATGAGCCAGAATCAAGCTCAATCGCAGGATCGTACCTTCACTGCCGCCATGGTGCAGATGCGCACCGGCCTTCTGCCTGAACCGAGCTTCGCGCAGGCGAGCAAGCTGATTCGAAAGGCGGCGGCGAACGGCGCGAACTACGTGCAGACGCCCGAAGTCAGCAACATGATGCAGCTGAACCGCAAGGCGCTGTTCGAGCACCTCGCCAGCGAAGAAGACGACGAATCGCTGAAAGCCTATCGCGCGCTCGCCGCCGAATTGAAGATCCATCTGCATATCGGCTCGCTGGCGCTGCGCTATTCGCCGGAGAAGGCGGTCAACCGCTCCTTCCTGATCGGGCCCGACGGCAATGTGCTGGCGAGCTACGACAAGATCCACATGTTCGACATCGAGCTGCCGGACGGCGAGAGCTATCGCGAATCCGCGAACTACCAGCCGGGCGAGACGGCTGTGATCTCCGACCTGCCTTGGGGCCGCGTCGGACTCACGATCTGCTACGACGTGCGCTTCCCCGCGCTCTATCGCGCGCTGGCCGAGGCCGGCGCGTCGTTCATCACCGTGCCCTCCGCCTTCACCCGCAAGACCGGCGAGGCGCATTGGCATGTGTTGCTGCGCTCACGCGCGATCGAGACCGGGTGCTTCGTGTTTGCCGCGGCGCAGGCCGGCCTGCACGAGAACAAGCGCGAGACCTATGGTCACTCGCTGATCATCGATCCCTGGGGCGAGATCCTCGCCGAGGGCGATGTCGAGCCCGGCATCATCGTGGCCAAGATCGATCCGGCCAAGGTCGAGACCGCGCGCAAGGCGATTCCTTCGCTGCAACACGGCCGCCGCTTCGGCGTCGCCGATCCGAAGGCTGGCCCTGATCATCTGCATCTGGTGCGAGGATCGGCATGA
- the prfA gene encoding peptide chain release factor 1, with protein sequence MSSLPETKLDVLLAHHASLEAESLGQLSSERYVQVTRELAEISPLISAVKTYRSAVKELADTEALIADPATDTEMRGMAEAERDEISPRIEDLVQKIRVALLPKDAMDDRNVVLEIRAGTGGDEASLFAGDLFRMYERFAALQGWKVEVISASEGTVGGYKEIIAEVQGRGAFSKLKFESGVHRVQRVPDTETQGRIHTSAATVAVLPEVEDVDVEIKNDDLRIETMRAQGAGGQHVNKTESAIRITHIPTGIVVMMQDSRSQHKNRASAMNILRSRIYDAERQRVDAARSADRKEKVGSGDRSERIRTYNFPQGRVTDHRINLTLYKLPQVIAGEALGELIDALTTEHQAAQLAAQGAAA encoded by the coding sequence ATGTCGTCACTCCCTGAAACCAAACTGGACGTCCTCCTTGCACATCATGCCTCTCTCGAGGCCGAGTCGCTCGGCCAGCTCTCCTCCGAGCGTTATGTGCAGGTCACGCGCGAGCTCGCCGAGATCAGCCCGCTGATCTCGGCGGTGAAGACCTATCGGTCTGCGGTGAAGGAGCTCGCCGATACCGAGGCGCTTATCGCCGATCCCGCGACCGATACCGAGATGCGCGGCATGGCGGAGGCCGAGCGCGACGAGATCTCGCCTAGAATCGAGGATCTCGTGCAGAAGATCCGCGTGGCACTGTTGCCCAAGGACGCCATGGACGACCGCAACGTGGTGCTGGAAATCCGCGCCGGCACAGGCGGCGACGAGGCCTCGCTGTTCGCCGGCGATCTGTTCCGGATGTACGAGCGTTTTGCCGCCTTGCAGGGCTGGAAGGTCGAAGTGATCTCGGCGAGCGAAGGCACCGTCGGCGGCTACAAGGAGATCATCGCCGAAGTGCAGGGCCGCGGCGCGTTCTCCAAGCTGAAGTTCGAATCCGGCGTGCACCGCGTGCAGCGCGTGCCCGACACCGAGACGCAAGGCCGCATCCATACCTCCGCCGCGACCGTCGCCGTGCTGCCGGAGGTCGAGGATGTCGACGTCGAGATCAAGAACGACGATCTGCGCATCGAGACCATGCGCGCGCAGGGCGCGGGCGGGCAGCACGTCAACAAGACGGAATCGGCGATCCGCATCACCCACATTCCGACCGGCATCGTGGTGATGATGCAGGACAGCCGCTCGCAGCACAAGAATCGCGCCTCGGCGATGAACATCCTGCGCTCGCGCATCTACGACGCCGAGCGCCAGCGCGTCGATGCGGCGCGCTCGGCCGACCGCAAGGAAAAGGTCGGCTCCGGCGACCGCAGCGAGCGCATCCGCACCTACAATTTTCCGCAAGGGCGCGTCACCGACCACCGCATCAATCTGACGCTTTACAAGCTGCCGCAGGTGATCGCGGGCGAAGCGCTGGGCGAGCTGATCGATGCGCTGACCACGGAGCACCAGGCGGCGCAGCTCGCCGCGCAAGGCGCGGCGGCCTGA
- a CDS encoding PH domain-containing protein yields the protein MARYIDEILQPGEKVLYSTNAHWIFYFPAILAWIVALVLFLMSRQTTTEGLVLLWLTASGLVALGALYWTLKGWFHRFTTETDVTNFRVVHKTGFITRKTFEMSLDKVESVDVDQTILGRIFNYGDVTIRGVGEGIEKIETIASPLAFRNSITVR from the coding sequence ATGGCGCGTTATATCGACGAGATCCTGCAGCCCGGCGAGAAGGTGCTGTATTCGACCAATGCGCACTGGATCTTCTATTTCCCGGCGATTCTGGCCTGGATCGTGGCCCTGGTCCTTTTTCTGATGTCCCGGCAGACGACCACCGAGGGTCTCGTGCTGCTGTGGCTCACGGCCTCCGGCTTGGTGGCGCTCGGCGCCCTCTATTGGACGCTGAAGGGCTGGTTCCATCGCTTCACCACCGAGACCGACGTGACCAATTTCAGGGTTGTGCATAAGACCGGGTTCATCACCCGAAAGACCTTTGAAATGAGTCTCGACAAGGTCGAAAGTGTCGATGTCGACCAGACCATCCTGGGTCGCATCTTCAACTACGGCGATGTGACGATCCGCGGCGTGGGCGAGGGGATCGAGAAGATCGAGACCATCGCGTCCCCACTTGCCTTCCGCAATTCGATCACCGTGCGGTAG
- the ptsP gene encoding phosphoenolpyruvate--protein phosphotransferase produces MRSASGGPRVLLRRLRETMAEQVSAQERLDKIVVLIAANMVAEVCSVYVLRVDNTLELYATEGLNREAVHHTVLSAHEGLVGLVASEATPLNLSDAQSHPAFSFRPETGEEIYHSFLGVPILRAGNTLGVLVVQNRAKRTYVEEELEALQTTAMVLAELIASGELSALAQPGLEPAARHSMQKVGAILSEGIALGHVVLHEPRVVIKDYIAEDLPREIKRLDTALAKLRSDLDRMLERGDVAEGGEHRDVLEAYRMFANDQGWSHKLHEAVATGLTAEAAVERVQSDTRARMLRSTDPYLRDRLHDLEDLGYRLMRQLVGQDHAPSREQLPDNAIVIARAMGPAALLDYDRKRLRGIVLEEGTANSHVSIVARALGIPAVGEVPNAPGIADPGDAIIVDGTSGSIYVRPSQEIEAAYAERVRFRARRQAQYLALRDRPCVTRDGEAVELMINAGLAIDLPHIDDTGSAGIGLFRTELQFMVGQSLPRTSDQLALYRTVLDAAGTKPVTFRTLDIGGDKALPYMEAVIEENPALGWRAIRLGLDRPGLLRGQIRALLRAGGGRALRVMFPMISEVAEFDSAKALVERELTYLRQHGHTLPERIDIGTMVEVPALLYQLDELLKKVDFISVGSNDLFQFLFAVDRGNAKVSERFDTMSAPILRVLREIVRKSKAAHKSVSLCGEMASKPIGALALIAMGYRSLSLSATALGPVKAMILDLDAKKAGAMLDPLLDAPTGTVSIRQKLTQFAEAEGLSL; encoded by the coding sequence ATGCGGAGCGCGTCGGGAGGTCCCCGCGTCTTGTTGAGACGGCTCCGCGAAACCATGGCGGAGCAGGTCTCGGCCCAGGAGCGGCTGGACAAGATCGTGGTGCTGATCGCCGCCAACATGGTGGCCGAGGTCTGCTCGGTCTATGTGCTGCGCGTCGACAACACCCTCGAGCTCTACGCCACCGAAGGCCTCAACCGCGAGGCGGTGCACCATACCGTGCTGAGCGCCCATGAGGGCCTGGTCGGCCTCGTCGCCAGCGAGGCGACCCCGCTCAATCTCAGCGACGCCCAGAGCCATCCGGCCTTCTCGTTCCGTCCCGAGACCGGCGAAGAAATCTACCACTCCTTCCTCGGCGTGCCGATCCTGCGCGCCGGCAACACGCTCGGCGTGCTGGTGGTGCAGAACCGCGCCAAGCGCACCTATGTCGAGGAGGAGCTCGAGGCGCTCCAGACCACCGCCATGGTGCTGGCGGAACTGATCGCCTCCGGTGAGTTGTCCGCGTTGGCCCAGCCTGGCCTCGAGCCGGCGGCACGGCACTCCATGCAGAAGGTCGGCGCGATCCTGTCCGAGGGCATCGCGCTCGGCCATGTCGTGCTGCACGAGCCGCGCGTCGTCATCAAGGACTACATCGCCGAGGACCTGCCGAGGGAAATCAAGCGGCTCGACACCGCGCTCGCCAAGCTGCGCTCCGACCTCGACCGCATGCTGGAGCGCGGCGACGTCGCGGAAGGCGGCGAGCACCGCGACGTGCTGGAAGCCTATCGCATGTTCGCCAACGACCAGGGCTGGTCGCACAAGCTGCACGAAGCGGTGGCGACCGGTCTGACCGCGGAAGCAGCCGTCGAGCGCGTGCAGTCCGACACCCGCGCGCGGATGCTGCGCTCCACCGACCCCTATTTGCGCGACCGGCTGCACGATCTCGAAGACCTCGGCTATCGCCTGATGCGACAGCTTGTCGGCCAGGATCACGCGCCCTCGCGCGAGCAACTGCCCGACAACGCCATCGTCATCGCGCGCGCGATGGGGCCGGCGGCGCTGCTCGATTACGACCGCAAGCGGCTGCGCGGCATCGTGCTGGAGGAAGGCACTGCCAACTCGCATGTCTCGATCGTGGCGCGCGCGCTCGGCATCCCCGCGGTCGGCGAGGTGCCGAACGCACCGGGTATCGCCGATCCCGGCGACGCCATCATCGTCGACGGCACCTCCGGCTCGATCTATGTGCGGCCCTCGCAAGAGATCGAGGCGGCCTATGCGGAACGCGTGCGTTTCCGCGCCCGCCGCCAGGCGCAGTATCTGGCACTGCGCGACCGGCCCTGCGTCACCAGGGACGGCGAGGCGGTCGAGCTGATGATCAACGCGGGTCTTGCGATCGACCTGCCGCATATCGACGACACCGGCAGCGCCGGCATCGGCCTGTTCCGCACCGAGCTGCAATTCATGGTCGGCCAGAGCCTGCCGCGCACCAGCGACCAGCTCGCGCTCTATCGCACCGTGCTCGACGCCGCCGGCACCAAGCCCGTCACCTTCCGCACCCTCGACATCGGCGGCGACAAGGCGCTGCCCTATATGGAGGCGGTGATCGAGGAGAATCCCGCGCTCGGCTGGCGCGCGATCCGGCTCGGCCTCGATCGTCCCGGCCTGCTGCGCGGCCAGATCCGCGCGCTCTTGCGCGCCGGCGGCGGCCGGGCGCTGCGCGTGATGTTCCCGATGATCTCGGAGGTTGCCGAATTCGATTCGGCGAAAGCGCTGGTCGAGCGCGAGCTGACATACTTGCGCCAGCATGGCCACACGCTGCCGGAGCGCATCGACATCGGCACCATGGTCGAGGTGCCGGCGCTGCTCTACCAGCTCGACGAGCTCCTGAAGAAGGTCGACTTCATCTCGGTCGGCTCCAACGATTTATTCCAGTTCCTGTTCGCGGTCGATCGCGGCAATGCCAAGGTCTCGGAGCGCTTCGACACCATGTCGGCACCGATCCTGCGCGTGCTGCGCGAGATCGTGCGCAAGTCCAAAGCCGCGCATAAGTCCGTCTCGCTGTGCGGCGAGATGGCGTCCAAGCCGATCGGCGCGCTGGCGCTGATCGCGATGGGTTACCGCTCGCTGTCACTGTCGGCGACCGCGCTCGGGCCGGTGAAGGCGATGATCCTCGACCTCGATGCCAAGAAGGCCGGCGCGATGCTCGATCCGCTCCTGGACGCGCCGACCGGCACCGTCTCGATCCGGCAGAAGCTGACGCAATTTGCCGAGGCCGAAGGGCTGTCGTTGTAG
- a CDS encoding DUF1178 family protein: MIRYALRCEQDHAFESWFQSSSAYDQQVKRKLVTCPICGSAKVDKAIMAPRIVGKKGRERAAPEPTTPAPTTEVTQQTPTSLMLAQERELRTKLKELRDHIVKHADNVGERFPNEARAMHYGDKEHRPIYGEASPDEAKALIDEGIEVSPLPVLPEDRN; the protein is encoded by the coding sequence ATGATCCGCTATGCGCTCCGCTGCGAGCAAGACCACGCGTTCGAAAGCTGGTTCCAGAGCTCGTCAGCTTACGACCAGCAGGTCAAGCGCAAGCTCGTGACCTGCCCGATCTGCGGCTCGGCCAAGGTCGACAAGGCGATCATGGCGCCGCGCATCGTCGGCAAGAAGGGCCGCGAGCGCGCCGCGCCCGAGCCGACCACGCCCGCGCCGACGACCGAGGTCACGCAGCAGACGCCGACGTCGCTGATGCTGGCGCAGGAGCGCGAGCTGCGCACCAAGCTGAAGGAATTGCGCGATCACATCGTGAAGCATGCCGATAATGTCGGCGAACGCTTCCCGAATGAAGCCCGCGCCATGCATTACGGCGACAAGGAACACCGCCCGATCTACGGCGAGGCCTCGCCTGATGAAGCCAAGGCGCTGATCGACGAAGGCATCGAGGTGTCGCCGCTGCCGGTGCTGCCGGAAGACCGGAACTAG
- the ubiG gene encoding bifunctional 2-polyprenyl-6-hydroxyphenol methylase/3-demethylubiquinol 3-O-methyltransferase UbiG — translation MSMQQNSSASTIVSQASTVDAGEVAKFSKLSAEWWDPNGKMAPLHKINPLRLGYIRDAACRKFERNVRSLNCLGGLRVLDIGCGAGLLCEPLSRLGAQVIGIDPSTSNIAAAKLHADKGHLSIDYRCTTVEEVDPRERFDIVLAMEVVEHVTDVGVFLSRCAAMLKPNGLMVVSTLNRNWKSFALAIVGAEYVLRWLPRGTHEWNKFVTPDELAKYLLDNRLVITEQTGVVYSPFADRWSLSSDMDVNYMVVAEGMV, via the coding sequence ATGAGCATGCAGCAGAACAGTTCCGCCAGCACGATTGTTAGCCAGGCCTCGACCGTCGACGCCGGCGAGGTCGCCAAGTTCTCGAAGCTCTCCGCCGAGTGGTGGGACCCCAACGGCAAGATGGCCCCGCTGCACAAGATCAATCCGCTGCGGCTCGGCTATATCCGCGACGCCGCCTGCCGCAAGTTCGAGCGCAACGTGCGCAGCCTCAACTGCCTCGGAGGCCTGCGCGTGCTCGACATCGGCTGCGGTGCGGGCCTGCTTTGCGAGCCGCTGTCGCGACTTGGGGCGCAGGTCATCGGCATCGATCCCTCCACGAGCAACATCGCGGCCGCAAAGCTGCATGCCGACAAGGGGCATCTGTCGATCGACTACCGCTGCACCACGGTCGAGGAGGTCGATCCGCGCGAGCGCTTCGACATCGTGCTGGCGATGGAGGTGGTGGAGCACGTCACCGACGTCGGCGTTTTCCTGAGCCGCTGCGCCGCGATGCTGAAGCCGAACGGGTTGATGGTGGTCTCGACCTTGAACCGCAACTGGAAGAGCTTTGCACTCGCCATCGTCGGCGCCGAATACGTGCTGCGCTGGCTGCCGCGTGGCACCCATGAGTGGAACAAGTTCGTCACCCCCGACGAGCTCGCCAAATATCTGCTCGACAACCGCCTCGTCATCACCGAGCAGACCGGCGTCGTCTACTCGCCCTTCGCCGACCGATGGAGCCTCTCCTCCGACATGGACGTGAACTACATGGTCGTGGCGGAAGGGATGGTGTGA
- the prmC gene encoding peptide chain release factor N(5)-glutamine methyltransferase yields the protein MRTPFTGQTIENARRALAAQLRSADVEEAELDARILLGAVLGLDLTGLITQAARSLTPAEASQLARYAQRRVVGEPVARILGTKEFWGLPFQLSDATLVPRPDTETVVELALEIFRERPASGRPPRIADIGVGSGAILLALLHEIPDAFGVGTDVSLTALGTAKANATALGLADRSAFIACYYAAALAGPFDLIVSNPPYIPSGDIANLSVEVRDYDPRLALDGGNDGFDAYRALIPQAAELLAPGGALVVEAGQGQARGIETLMAAAALEVERPPKADLAGVLRAVSARKMPP from the coding sequence GTGCGCACCCCCTTCACCGGACAGACCATCGAGAACGCGCGGCGCGCGCTGGCGGCGCAGCTGCGATCCGCGGACGTCGAGGAGGCGGAGCTCGACGCACGCATTCTGCTCGGGGCCGTGCTCGGCCTCGATCTCACCGGTCTCATCACGCAAGCGGCCCGATCGCTGACGCCAGCCGAGGCCTCGCAGCTCGCACGATATGCACAGCGGCGCGTGGTGGGCGAACCGGTCGCGCGCATTCTCGGGACCAAGGAATTCTGGGGCCTTCCCTTTCAGCTCTCGGACGCAACGCTGGTGCCGCGGCCCGACACCGAGACCGTCGTCGAGCTGGCGCTGGAGATTTTTCGCGAACGGCCCGCCTCTGGACGGCCGCCGCGGATCGCCGATATCGGCGTGGGGTCAGGCGCGATCCTGCTGGCGCTGTTGCACGAGATTCCGGATGCGTTCGGCGTCGGCACCGATGTCAGCCTGACCGCGCTCGGCACCGCGAAGGCCAACGCCACAGCGCTTGGCCTCGCCGACCGTTCCGCCTTCATCGCCTGCTACTACGCGGCCGCGCTCGCGGGACCCTTCGACTTGATCGTATCGAACCCGCCTTACATTCCTTCGGGCGACATCGCGAATTTGAGCGTCGAGGTCCGCGACTACGATCCGCGCCTCGCGCTCGACGGCGGCAATGACGGCTTCGACGCCTACCGCGCCCTGATACCGCAAGCGGCCGAGCTTCTTGCTCCCGGCGGAGCCCTGGTGGTGGAGGCCGGACAAGGTCAGGCACGCGGCATTGAAACCTTGATGGCGGCTGCGGCGTTAGAGGTTGAGAGGCCGCCCAAGGCTGATCTGGCGGGCGTCTTAAGGGCCGTGTCGGCCCGAAAAATGCCCCCATAA
- a CDS encoding DMT family transporter — protein MLTITSLWIPFTVIAALGQVARNAMQRSLTKPLGTWGATNIRFLFGFPFSVLFLGLVLVVSGDHLSAPPTVFWPWLLLGALSQIVATGLMLLAMNDRSFVVTTAYLKTEAIQTAIFGFVFLGDHLTWLKVLAIVIATVGVVITALRPGGEKSFAELKPTIIGLVAAAAFALSAVGFRGAIITVPGVSFVTASSFTLVLGLFVQTLILTIYLLWRAPKILQAILGLWKPSLLAGFMGAFASQFWFLSFALTAAANVRTLALIEVLFAQGVAYYSFKQPVSPRELFGIALIVIGVAVLVGA, from the coding sequence ATGCTCACCATCACCAGCCTCTGGATTCCCTTCACCGTCATTGCTGCGCTCGGGCAGGTCGCGCGCAATGCGATGCAGCGGTCGTTGACGAAGCCGCTGGGCACCTGGGGCGCGACCAATATCCGCTTCCTGTTCGGCTTCCCGTTCTCGGTGCTGTTCTTAGGCCTGGTGCTGGTCGTCTCGGGCGATCATCTGAGCGCGCCGCCGACCGTGTTCTGGCCGTGGCTGCTGCTCGGCGCGCTCAGCCAGATCGTCGCCACCGGATTGATGCTGCTCGCCATGAACGATCGGTCCTTCGTGGTGACGACGGCTTACCTGAAGACCGAAGCGATCCAGACCGCGATCTTCGGCTTCGTCTTCCTTGGCGATCACCTGACCTGGCTCAAGGTGCTGGCGATCGTGATCGCGACCGTCGGCGTCGTCATCACTGCGCTGCGGCCGGGTGGGGAGAAGAGTTTTGCCGAATTGAAGCCGACCATCATCGGCCTCGTCGCCGCGGCGGCGTTTGCACTGTCAGCCGTCGGCTTCCGCGGTGCGATCATCACGGTACCGGGCGTCTCCTTCGTGACGGCGTCGTCGTTCACGCTGGTGCTCGGCCTGTTCGTGCAGACGCTGATCCTGACGATCTACCTGCTCTGGCGCGCACCAAAAATCCTGCAGGCGATCCTGGGCTTGTGGAAGCCGTCGCTGCTCGCCGGCTTCATGGGCGCCTTCGCCTCGCAATTCTGGTTCCTGTCCTTTGCGCTGACGGCCGCGGCCAATGTCCGTACGCTCGCGCTGATCGAGGTGCTGTTCGCGCAGGGCGTAGCCTACTACTCGTTCAAGCAGCCGGTTTCGCCGCGGGAGCTCTTCGGCATCGCGCTGATCGTAATCGGCGTCGCGGTGCTGGTCGGGGCCTAG
- a CDS encoding methyltransferase domain-containing protein, with amino-acid sequence MSIDVIDLRDFYSRRLGIVARQLINRGIKERWPGAEGQRVLGIGYPTPYLGLFREDAERCIAFMPAAQGVLKWPTGRPALASLVDELSLPLPDAAVDRILLVHALEICDDPAALLREVWRVLAPSGRVIAVIPNRRGVWTRTENTPFGHGRPYSRTQITDLLRQTWFTPTAWGEALFMPPYAGRWLLKSALMWERAGVALSLPFAGVHIVEATKQVYRVIPAKRERARLIPSLKPVLVPSSTTVTRS; translated from the coding sequence ATGAGCATCGATGTCATTGATCTGCGTGACTTCTACTCGCGCCGCCTCGGGATCGTGGCGCGCCAATTGATCAATCGCGGGATCAAGGAACGCTGGCCGGGTGCGGAAGGGCAGCGAGTCCTCGGCATCGGCTATCCCACCCCCTATCTCGGCCTGTTCCGCGAGGATGCCGAGCGCTGCATCGCCTTCATGCCGGCCGCCCAGGGCGTGCTGAAATGGCCGACGGGCCGGCCCGCGCTGGCCTCGCTGGTCGATGAGTTATCGCTGCCGCTGCCGGATGCCGCGGTCGACCGCATCCTGCTCGTCCATGCGCTCGAGATCTGCGATGACCCGGCGGCGCTGCTGCGCGAGGTGTGGCGGGTGCTGGCGCCATCGGGCCGCGTGATTGCGGTGATTCCGAACCGGCGCGGGGTGTGGACGCGCACCGAGAACACGCCTTTCGGCCACGGCCGGCCATATTCGCGCACACAGATCACCGATCTGTTGCGCCAGACCTGGTTCACGCCGACCGCCTGGGGCGAGGCGTTGTTCATGCCGCCCTATGCCGGCCGCTGGCTGTTGAAGTCGGCGCTGATGTGGGAGCGCGCGGGTGTCGCGCTGTCGCTGCCGTTTGCCGGCGTGCACATCGTGGAGGCGACCAAGCAGGTCTATCGCGTGATCCCGGCGAAGCGCGAGCGCGCGCGGCTGATCCCCTCGTTGAAGCCCGTGCTGGTGCCGTCCTCGACGACGGTGACGCGGAGCTGA
- a CDS encoding aspartate kinase — protein sequence MSRLVMKFGGTSVANIERIRNVARHVKREVDAGHEVAVVVSAMSGKTNELVAWCTEASPMHDAREYDAVVASGEQVTSGLLAIVLQSLGIQARSWQGWQIPIKTSDAHASARIEDIDGSEIINRFKERKEVAVIAGFQGINPETGRITTLGRGGSDTSAVAIAAAVKADRCDIYTDVDGVYTTDPRIVPKARRLDKIAFEDMLELASQGAKVLQVRSVELGMVHNMPIFVRSSFDKPEDIDPHANQPPGTLICSEEEIMENHVVTGIAFSKDEAQISVRQIEDKPGVAASIFGPLADANINVDMIVQNVSEDGKTTDLTFTVPATDYARARETIAAAKAKIGYARLDSATDVAKISVIGSGMRSHAGVAAQAFSALAARNINIRAITTSEIKFSVLIDAAYTELAVRTLHTLYGLDQV from the coding sequence ATGAGCCGCCTCGTGATGAAATTCGGCGGCACGTCCGTCGCCAATATCGAACGTATCCGCAACGTCGCGCGCCATGTGAAGCGTGAGGTCGACGCCGGGCACGAGGTTGCCGTGGTGGTCTCGGCGATGTCCGGCAAGACCAACGAGCTGGTTGCCTGGTGCACCGAAGCCTCCCCCATGCACGACGCGCGCGAATACGACGCCGTGGTCGCCTCCGGCGAGCAGGTGACGTCGGGCTTGCTGGCCATCGTGCTCCAGAGCTTGGGCATCCAGGCCCGCTCCTGGCAGGGTTGGCAAATCCCGATCAAGACCAGCGACGCCCATGCCTCGGCCCGCATCGAGGACATCGACGGCAGCGAGATCATCAACCGTTTCAAGGAGCGCAAGGAGGTCGCGGTCATCGCCGGCTTCCAGGGCATCAATCCGGAGACCGGCCGAATCACCACGCTCGGCCGCGGCGGCTCCGACACCTCGGCGGTCGCAATCGCCGCCGCCGTCAAGGCTGACCGCTGCGACATCTACACGGATGTCGATGGCGTCTACACCACTGACCCGCGCATCGTGCCGAAGGCGCGCCGGCTCGACAAGATCGCGTTCGAGGACATGCTGGAACTGGCCTCTCAGGGCGCCAAGGTGCTCCAGGTTCGCTCGGTGGAACTCGGCATGGTCCACAACATGCCGATCTTCGTCCGCTCGAGCTTCGACAAGCCCGAGGACATCGACCCGCATGCCAACCAGCCGCCCGGCACGCTGATCTGCAGCGAGGAGGAGATCATGGAAAACCACGTCGTCACCGGCATCGCCTTCTCCAAGGACGAGGCCCAGATCTCGGTGCGCCAGATCGAGGACAAGCCGGGTGTCGCCGCCTCGATCTTCGGGCCGCTCGCTGATGCCAACATCAACGTCGACATGATCGTCCAGAACGTCTCCGAGGACGGCAAGACCACCGACCTGACCTTCACGGTCCCGGCGACCGACTACGCCCGCGCCAGGGAGACGATCGCTGCCGCCAAGGCCAAGATCGGCTACGCGCGGCTCGACAGCGCCACCGACGTCGCCAAAATCTCCGTGATCGGCAGCGGCATGCGCAGCCATGCCGGCGTCGCCGCCCAGGCCTTCTCGGCCCTCGCAGCGCGGAATATCAACATCCGCGCCATCACAACCTCCGAGATCAAGTTCTCGGTTTTGATCGACGCCGCCTATACCGAGCTTGCGGTGCGGACCCTGCACACGCTCTACGGTCTCGATCAGGTTTAG